In Phlebotomus papatasi isolate M1 chromosome 1, Ppap_2.1, whole genome shotgun sequence, the following proteins share a genomic window:
- the LOC129798458 gene encoding uncharacterized protein LOC129798458, producing the protein MFFAIGFQLCFDFVPIFTLSRVAFSYQTEKQSCGKHKMFPAISESVSKWKCSGDWRTIRQIVSQVPEDERRKFSWIWPTEECLKSLGRSLEVCGINKILSIGCGSGLFEWIIQESCGIKVSGLELDKSWWTSSYAPDTFIPLNFTETPIDGDFLQKCARSGDFCLMFCYFNNGAAFRDYLRHFRGDFVVIGGPKLGAGIHTDPSPDALLGEKFWELKAKIEVGDSTNIIAIYQKLHNM; encoded by the exons ATGTTTTTTGCCATTGGTTTTCAACTCTGCTTTGACTTTGTGCCAATTTTCACGCTTTCCCGTGTGGCTTTTTCCTATCAGACTGAAAAGCAATCTTGTGGGAAGCACAAGATGTTTCCTGCAATCTCTGAGAGTGTATCAAAGTGGAAGTGTTCAGGAGATTGGCGAACGATCCGCCAAATTGTCTCCCAAGTTCCTGAAGatgaaaggagaaaattttcgTGGATCTGGCCAACTGAAGAGTGCCTGAAAAGTCTGGGCAGATCTTTAGAAGTTTGTGGAATTAACAAAATCCTCAGCATAGGCTGTGGATCAGGGCTGTTTGAGTGGATCATCCAGGAAAGCTGTg GTATTAAAGTGTCTGGATTGGAATTGGATAAATCCTGGTGGACATCTTCTTATGCTCCTGACACTTTCATCCCTCTGAACTTCACTGAGACTCCAATTGATGGCGATTTCCTGCAAAAATGCGCGAGAAGTGGAGATTTTTGTCTGATGTTCTGCTACTTCAACAACGGCGCGGCTTTCCGGGACTATTTAAGACACTTCCGGGGAGACTTTGTGGTGATTGGAGGTCCAAAATTGGGGGCTGGAATTCACACAGATCCCAGCCCTGATGCTCTGTTGGGGGAAAAATTCTGGGAACTTAAGGCAAAAATCGAAGTTGGAGATTCAACCAATATCATTGCCATTTATCAGAAATTGCACAACATGTAA
- the LOC129799838 gene encoding zinc finger protein 425: MCAQSVKLCQYCNREVNSTSNRLIQELCGHNKCRRCFIQEKNGCRICQESQENARKSPQIHKVSSTPCKMKTTWAQMVTAAKELSAEIGQEEAENPGIGTENEEKSLDSEAWQIDTDVEENGGCAEDVTEEVVQESKNEKSDSLSSVPDHITEQILPESRTRTKFRLSKNVKRLDNQRFECTICQRQFSSRQQCVYHSYCDPSRKKPHECPHCGLGFVTLHHLQCHLESHEGNTLKCSLCSKEFNRTQSLQKHLKIHKAEYEHKCSKCDMTFPFKFYLKQHELKHENIRPHKCTICLRGFALKENLKKHLLVHTKEKRFTCEECGRKFSRSTTLKAHRNTHSKKRLFGPCSQCGKTFVDPRGFSRHSMTHNQTPSFNCSVCKAVFKRKDNLRRHIRIIHPEENLQETVEESVATRQDTEGHLEPKILNIPATRTCSVIKFTGNAKPPIVEPPAVEKTPQRSPEAEKIAEVPEKPKTKKPYDPLEIYRKILCPSKDDEDEDAGASESITKSPQENIFVHWRKRTSLNFTQNARRKD, encoded by the coding sequence atgtGTGCTCAAAGTGTAAAATTGTGCCAGTATTGCAATCGTGAAGTGAACTCAACTAGCAATCGCCTGATCCAGGAATTATGTGGCCACAATAAATGCAGGAGGTGCTTTATCCAGGAGAAGAATGGATGTCGAATATGCCAAGAGAGCCAGGAGAATGCCCGCAAATCGCCACAAATTCACAAAGTATCAAGCACACCGTGCAAAATGAAGACAACCTGGGCACAGATGGTAACAGCTGCTAAGGAATTGAGTGCAGAAATTGGTCAGGAAGAGGCTGAAAATCCTGGAATTGGGACGGAGAATGAAGAGAAATCTCTGGACTCTGAGGCCTGGCAGATAGATACGGATGTCGAAGAGAATGGAGGCTGTGCTGAGGATGTGACTGAGGAAGTTGTTCAGGAATCTAAAAATGAGAAATCTGATAGTCTTTCTTCAGTTCCTGACCATATAACTGAACAAATATTGCCAGAATCTCGGACAAGGACCAAATTTAGGCTCTCTAAAAATGTCAAGAGGCTGGACAATCAGAGATTTGAATGTACAATCTGTCAGAGGCAATTTTCCAGTCGTCAGCAATGTGTTTACCATTCCTACTGTGATCCCTCCCGGAAGAAGCCCCATGAATGCCCCCATTGTGGTCTTGGGTTTGTCACTCTGCATCATCTCCAGTGTCACCTGGAATCTCATGAAGGAAACACCCTCAAATGCAGCCTCTGCAGCAAGGAGTTCAACAGGACACAGAGTCTGCAGAAGCATCTGAAAATCCATAAAGCTGAATATGAACACAAATGCTCAAAATGCGACATGACCTTTCCTTTTAAGTTTTACCTCAAGCAACATGAGCTTAAACATGAAAATATCCGGCCACATAAATGCACAATCTGCTTACGTGGTTTCGCCCTGAAAGAGAACCTCAAGAAGCACCTTCTGGTCCACACCAAAGAAAAGAGATTCACCTGTGAAGAATGTGGTAGGAAATTCAGCAGAAGTACCACTCTAAAAGCCCACAGAAACACTCACTCAAAGAAGCGCCTCTTTGGACCTTGTTCTCAATGTGGGAAGACTTTTGTCGATCCCAGAGGCTTCTCCAGGCACTCAATGACTCACAATCAAACACCTTCTTTTAATTGTTCCGTCTGCAAAGCCGTGTTCAAGAGGAAAGACAATCTCAGGAGACATATCAGGATCATCCATCCTGAAGAAAATCTACAGGAAACCGTTGAAGAGTCAGTGGCAACTAGACAGGACACTGAAGGACATTTAGagccaaaaatattaaacattCCCGCCACAAGGACTTGCAGTGTGATTAAATTCACAGGAAATGCAAAGCCGCCAATTGTTGAACCTCCAGCAGTTGAAAAAACTCCTCAAAGGAGTCCGGAAGCTGAGAAAATTGCAGAAGttcctgaaaagccaaagaCAAAGAAACCCTATGATCCCCTCGAGATCTACAGAAAAATCCTCTGTCCCAGCAAAGATGATGAAGATGAAGATGCAGGAGCTTCGGAGAGTATCACCAAAAGTCCACAGGAGAACATCTTTGTCCACTGGCGCAAGAGAACATCCCTCAATTTTACACAGAATGCAAGGAGAAAAGACTAA
- the LOC129799839 gene encoding suppressor of lurcher protein 1, which translates to MLSTIHLVILCLLVALVMTSFTNQFSSEHNICHCLRYSETEGLEWGNFEIMPQDLPNNTECIIIFIVAASNEIVELRFLDIELRQECLDEIRIYPHLKNTIITDTTPYEDVICSQNATLYFSNNTTTGFKIKDTNTLQSSKISDKKRVKLVEGNIFHILLLKKAIFSSDSVMAIQIFHHNISTFSSENFSISGKFRYISKEIYRTTGNLLSTTYCDYQFLPHSTTFVRENKYENAKFRNFYSPRFPAKYPSHVKCLYKFIGRQQNRVEIIFDGIILQRDNRSCINHLDKITVYDSKILNKSTTIDVFCDVKWNKRILSTGPFLLIEFETSSNDTSYGFSAKYRFIEIEERVEKVNTLKDNQYSVKTTLPTILTTESQVIVNQHRSLPNVKSYGSNCDMTLQSSVSPKGTIQSPQYLGSYSSKTTCRYEFQGKDQERVQVTFSEFNFPPRKGKDCGEEDIIEVYEPQKDNYKLIDVLCGGIMPKPIMSSGPTLLLEFQGTHLSNRNKGFKAEYAFLKNFGISTGYQLIDHPCSFSYNSTNVKSGWFHSPNYPGSYPKNIECYYYFYGTAMEKVAIRFTYFDVEGVFPCNLDSASDYLEFSNFETMDRKYPRFCGQMKGFTIKSDGKFFRILFKSNNLLDGTGFKGFYIFETDKVTTELNNEVGSRGCGSKLNTVILLVFVAIQII; encoded by the exons ATGCTCTCAACTATTCATCTTGTGATTCTGTGTCTTTTAGTAGCACTAGTGATGACTTCATTCACTAATCAATTTTCTTCTGAGCACAAta TTTGTCATTGTTTGAGGTATTCAGAGACTGAAGGACTCGAATGGGGCAATTTTGAAATAATGCCCCAAGATTTGCCCAATAACACCGAGTGCATAATAATCTTTATTGTGGCAGCGAGCAATGAGATAGTTGAATTGAGATTTCTGGATATTGAATTGCGCCAAGA GTGCTTGGACGAAATTCGGATTTATCCACATCTCAAGAACACCATTATAACAGACACAACTCCCTATGAAGATGTTATTTGCTCTCAAAATGCAACACTTTACTTCAGCAATAACACAACAACGGGATTTAAGATTAAGGACACAAATACACTACAATCCTCAAAAATTTCAGACAAGAAAAGAGTAAAATTGGTCGAAGGAAACATTTTTCATATTCTTTTGctgaaaaaggcaatttttagcTCAGATTCTGTTATGGCCATTCAAATATTTCATCACAATATCAGTACATTTTCCAGTGAAAACTTCTCAATTTCCGGAAAATTTAGATACATCAGCAAGGAGATTTACCGGACAACCGGAAACTTGCTATCTACAACATACTGTGATTACCAATTTTTGCCACATTCCACAACATTTGTCAGGGAAAACAAAtatgaaaatgcaaaatttaggAACTTCTATTCACCTAGATTTCCAGCAAAATACCCCAGCCATGTTAAATGCCTCTACAAGTTCATCGGaag aCAACAAAATCGCGTGGAAATCATATTTGACGGCATTATTCTTCAGAGAGATAATCGCAG CTGCATCAATCACTTGGATAAGATAACTGTGTACGATAGTAAGATACTCAACAAATCCACAACAATTGATGTCTTTTGCGATGTAAAGTGGAATAAGAGAATTCTAAGTACCGGACCGTtccttttaattgaatttgaaacaAGTTCAAATGACACATCTTATGGCTTCAGTGCTAAATATAGATTTATTGAAATTGAAGAACGAGTGGAAAAAGTTAATACTTTGA AAGATAACCAATATTCTGTGAAGACTACTTTACCAACTATTCTAACCACTGAAAGTCAAGTTATTGTAAATCAACACAGATCACTACCAAATGTCAAATCTTATG GATCAAACTGTGATATGACGCTGCAGTCATCAGTGTCTCCAAAAGGAACAATTCAATCACCTCAGTATTTAGGATCTTACTCAAGCAAAACAACCTGCCGGTATGAATTCCAAGGCAAGGACCAAGAGAGGGTtcaagtgactttcagtgaattTAATTTCCCTCCAAGAAAAGGAAAGGACTGCGGCGAAGAAGACATAATTGAGGTATATGAACCACAAAAGGACAATTACAAGCTCATTGATGTCCTCTGTGGTGGAATAATGCCAAAACCAATAATGTCAAGTGGACCTACATTGCTGCTGGAATTTCAAGGGACACACCTTAGTAACAGAAATAAAGGATTTAAGGCTGAATACGCTTTTTTGAAGA ATTTTGGAATATCTACTGGATATCAACTGATAGATCATCCCTGCTCCTTTTCTTACAACAGTACAAATGTGAAAAGTGGATGGTTTCATTCTCCAAACTATCCAGGATCCTatccaaaaaatattgaatgttATTACTATTTCTACGGTACTGCAATGGAAAAAGTAGCAATAAGATTTACCTATTTTGATGTAGAAGGTGTTTTCCCATGCAATTTAGACTCAGCTAGTGATTATCTGGAGTTTTCGAACTTCGAAACAATGGACAGGAAGTACCCTAGATTCTGTGGTCAGATGAAAGGCTTTACAATAAAATCTGATGGGAAATTCTTTAGAATCCTTTTCAAATCAAATAATTTGCTAGACGGAACAGGGTTTAaaggattttatatttttgaaactgATAAAGTAACTACGGAACTCAACAATGAGGTAGGATCCAGGGGTTGCGGATCAAAATTAAATACTGTAATTCTTTTGGTTTTTGTAgctattcaaattatttaa
- the LOC129799841 gene encoding uncharacterized protein LOC129799841: protein MADGEESKKKKKKGSRKASKTEDPGELAKISEPSEAPAPQQEDTVHEEDPSEISDSGEKKSVAATLLDEILNDAPMTLPDENQPYEVPVAVKAGDINALRDLDERKIIELKEAFNLFDLNGDGVIDAEDLKSTYGTLGQEISDDQVAQMLSEAIDPLDFDAFVVLLGYKTIELDPEDVLLEALSKWDKTRTGLISHDRLKNDLMNFGDKFSSNEAESALQEAPIAKGTGPGFNCHGPAMIEYPAFCKIIGGFRKRMKTKAMENTM, encoded by the exons atggcTGATGGTGAAGAATCgaagaaaaaa aaaaagaaaggcTCAAGGAAGGCCTCCAAAACAGAAGATCCTGGAGAATTAGCTAAGATCAGTGAACCTAGTGAAGCCCCTGCTCCTCAGCAAGAGGACACCGTTCATGAAGAGGACCCTAGTGAGATTTCCGATTCTGGTGAAA AAAAATCTGTTGCTGCAACATTGCTAGATGAGATCCTTAACGATGCCCCTATGACCCTTCCGGACGAGAACCAACCCTACGAAGTTCCCGTAGCTGTTAAAGCAGGAGACATAAATGCTCTACGTGACTTGGACGAAAGGAAGATAATCGAACTTAAAGAAGCTTTTAACTTGTTTGACTTGAAcg GTGACGGAGTTATCGACGCTGAAGATTTAAAGAGCACCTATGGAACTCTAGGTCAAGAAATATCCGATGATCAAGTCGCCCAGATGCTATCTGAAGCAATTGATCCCCTGGACTTTGATGCTTTTGTCGTACTTCTTGGCTACAAGACCATAGAGCTAGATCCTGAGGATGTGCTCCTCGAGGCTTTGAGTAAATGGGATAAAACTCGTACAGGATTGATTAGTCACGATCG CCTCAAGAACGATTTAATGAACTTTggagacaaattttcttccaacGAAGCTGAAAGTGCTCTACAAGAAGCTCCAATTGCTAAAGGAACTGGACCAGGATTTAATTGTCATGGTCCTGCTATGATTGAATATCCGGCTTTCTGCAAAATTATTGGTGGTTTTCGCAAGCGCATGAAGACCAAAGCTATGGAAAATActatgtaa